The Pseudoliparis swirei isolate HS2019 ecotype Mariana Trench chromosome 1, NWPU_hadal_v1, whole genome shotgun sequence genome has a window encoding:
- the ago2 gene encoding protein argonaute-2 isoform X3, whose translation MSLGGICPNPSGVSERPRHAQKVDKMYSSAGVTEMQEGPRSSGSTGSDPPSSPVPEYVFKPPSRPDFGTMGRTIKLQANFFEMEIPKLEVYHYDIDIKPEKCPRRVNREIVEHMVQHFKTQIFGDRKPVYDGRKNLYTAMPLPIGREKVELEVTIPGEGKDRSFKVSIKWVSCVSLQALHEALAGRLPSVPFETVQALDVVMRHLPSMRYTPVGRSFFTPSEGCSNPLGGGREVWFGFHQSVRPSLWKMMLNIDVSATAFYKAQPVIEFMCEVLDFKSIEEQQKPLTDSQRVKFTKEIKGLKVEITHCGQMKRKYRVCNVTRRPASHQTFPLQQENGQTIECTVAQYFKDKYKLILRYPHLPCLQVGQEQKHTYLPLEVCNIVAGQRCIKKLTDNQTSTMIRATARSAPDRQDEISKLMRSANFNTDPYVREFGVMVRDEMTEVNGRVLQAPSILYGGRNKAIATPIQGVWDMRNKQFHTGIEIKVWAIACFAPQRQCTELLLKAFTDQLRKISRDAGMPIQGQPCFCKYAQGADSVEPMFRHLKYTYQGLQLVVVILPGKTPVYAEVKRVGDTVLGMATQCVQVKNVQKTTPQTLSNLCLKINVKLGGVNNILLPQGRPLVFQQPVIFLGADVTHPPAGDGKKPSIAAVVGSMDAHPSRYCATVRVQQHRQDIIQDLATMVRELLIQFYKSTRFKPTRIIYYRDGISEGQFNQMQVLQHELLAIREACIKLEKDYQPGITFVVVQKRHHTRLFCMDRNERVGKSGNIPAGTTVDTKITHPSEFDFYLCSHAGIQGTSRPSHYHVLWDDNHFTSDELQVLTYQLCHTYVRCTRSVSIPAPAYYAHLVAFRARYHLVDKEHDSAEGSHTSGQSNGRDQQALAKAVQIHQDTLRTMYFA comes from the exons ATGAGTTTAGGTGGAATTTGTCCGAATCCAAGTGGAGTATCTGAACGTCCACGACACGCTCAGAAAGTGGACAAAATGTATTCCTCTGCTGGAG TCACCGAGATGCAGGAGGGACCCCGTTCCTCCGGGTCAACGGGCTCTG ACCCGCCATCCTCCCCAGTGCCAGAATATGTGTTCAAGCCACCATCACGGCCAGACTTTGGCACCATGGGCCGGACAATCAAGCTCCAGGCCAACTTCTTCGAGATGGAAATCCCCAAACTGGAGGTCTACCATTATGACATCGACATCAAGCCTGAGAAATGCCCCAGGAGGGTCAACCG TGAAATAGTGGAGCACATGGTCCAGCACTTTAAAACACAGATCTTTGGTGATCGAAAGCCAGTTTACGACGGGAGGAAGAATCTCTACACTGCCATGCCCTTACCCATAGGCAGAGAAAAA GTGGAGCTTGAGGTAACCATTCCTGGTGAAGGCAAAGACCGCAGCTTCAAAGTATCAATCAAGTGGGTGTCTTGCGTTAGCCTGCAAGCGCTGCACGAGGCTCTAGCGGGGCGGCTACCCAGCGTCCCCTTTGAGACCGTCCAAGCCTTGGATGTTGTCATGAGACATTTGCCCTCTATGAg GTATACGCCAGTGGGCCGCTCTTTCTTCACGCCCTCAGAGGGATGTTCGAACCCCCTCGGTGGTGGCAGAGAGGTGTGGTTTGGCTTCCACCAGTCGGTCAGGCCTTCCCTCTGGAAGATGATGCTCAACATCGACG TTTCTGCCACTGCGTTCTACAAAGCCCAGCCTGTTATCGAGTTCATGTGTGAGGTCTTGGATTTTAAAAGCATTGAAGAACAACAGAAGCCCTTAACAGACTCCCAAAGAGTGAAATTCACTAAGGAAATCAAAG GCCTGAAAGTGGAGATCACTCACTGTGGGCAGATGAAGAGGAAGTACAGAGTGTGCAACGTGACCAGAAGACCAGCCAGCCACCAGAC GTTCCCCCTACAGCAGGAGAACGGCCAAACTATTGAATGCACCGTAGCACAGTACTTCAAAGACAAGTACAAGCTCATCCTGAGATACCCCCACCTCCCATGTCTACAGGTGGGGCAGGAGCAGAAGCACACCTACCTACCTCTGGAG GTGTGTAACATAGTGGCTGGACAGCGCTGCATCAAAAAGCTGACCGACAATCAGACCTCCACGATGATCCGTGCCACAGCCCGATCGGCACCTGACCGTCAGGACGAGATTAGTAAATTG atgAGAAGTGCCAACTTCAACACTGACCCGTACGTTCGTGAGTTTGGAGTGATGGTGAGGGATGAGATGACCGAAGTGAATGGCCGTGTCTTACAAGCACCGTCCATTCTGTACGGAGGCAGG AACAAAGCAATAGCCACACCAATCCAGGGAGTATGGGACATGAGGAACAAGCAGTTCCACACTGGCATTGAGATCAAAGTGTGGGCCATCGCCTGCTTCGCACCACAGAGGCAGTGTACGGAACTCCTGCTCAA AGCGTTCACAGATCAACTGAGGAAGATTTCTAGAGATGCAGGGATGCCCATCCAGGGTCAGCCTTGCTTCTGTAAGTACGCCCAGGGAGCGGACAGCGTGGAGCCCATGTTCAGGCACCTCAAGTACACCTACCAGGGCCTCCAGCTGGTGGTCGTCATTCTGCCGGGGAAGACACCCGTCTACG CTGAGGTGAAGCGTGTCGGGGACACGGTGCTTGGCATGGCCACGCAGTGTGTGCAGGTGAAGAATGTTCAGAAGACAACGCCTCAGACACTCTCCAACCTCTGTCTGAAGATCAACGTCAAGCTGGGCGGCGTCAACAACATCCTCCTCCCGCAGGGCAG GCcgttggtcttccagcagccgGTGATCTTCCTCGGTGCTGATGTGACTCATCCTCCAGCAGGAGATGGAAAAAAGCCGTCCATTGCTGCT gtcgTTGGTAGCATGGATGCTCATCCCAGCAGATACTGTGCCACAGTGCGGGTGCAGCAGCACAGGCAGGACATCATCCAGGACCTGGCCACCATGGTGAGGGAGCTGCTCATCCAGTTCTACAAGTCCACTCGCTTCAAGCCCACCAGAATCATCTACTACCGGGACGGCATCTCCGAGGGCCAGTTCAACCAG ATGCAGGTCCTTCAGCACGAGCTGCTGGCGATCCGTGAGGCCTGCATAAAACTAGAGAAGGACTACCAGCCGGGTATCACCTTTGTGGTCGTGCAGAAGAGACACCACACAAGACTGTTCTGTATGGACAGAAACGAGAGG GTTGGGAAGAGTGGCAACATTCCTGCAGGCACCACAGTGGACACCAAAATCACTCACCCCTCAGAATTTGACTTCTACCTTTGCAGTCACGCTGGCATTCAG GGGACCAGCAGGCCGTCTCATTACCATGTGCTCTGGGACGACAACCACTTCACTTCAGATGAACTGCAGGTCCTCACCTATCAGCTCTGCCACACCTACGTTCGCTGCACCCGGTCCGTTTCCATCCCAGCACCAGCTTACTACGCCCACTTGGTGGCCTTCCGGGCTCGCTATCACTTGGTGGACAAAGAGCATGACAG TGCCGAGGGCAGTCATACATCAGGCCAGAGTAACGGGCGGGACCAAcaggccttggccaaggccgtgcaGATCCACCAGGACACCCTGCGCACCATGTACTTTGCCTAA
- the ago2 gene encoding protein argonaute-2 isoform X1 encodes MSLGGICPNPSGVSERPRHAQKVDKMYSSAGVTEMQEGPRSSGSTGSDPPVLDPPSSPVPEYVFKPPSRPDFGTMGRTIKLQANFFEMEIPKLEVYHYDIDIKPEKCPRRVNREIVEHMVQHFKTQIFGDRKPVYDGRKNLYTAMPLPIGREKVELEVTIPGEGKDRSFKVSIKWVSCVSLQALHEALAGRLPSVPFETVQALDVVMRHLPSMRYTPVGRSFFTPSEGCSNPLGGGREVWFGFHQSVRPSLWKMMLNIDVSATAFYKAQPVIEFMCEVLDFKSIEEQQKPLTDSQRVKFTKEIKGLKVEITHCGQMKRKYRVCNVTRRPASHQTFPLQQENGQTIECTVAQYFKDKYKLILRYPHLPCLQVGQEQKHTYLPLEVCNIVAGQRCIKKLTDNQTSTMIRATARSAPDRQDEISKLMRSANFNTDPYVREFGVMVRDEMTEVNGRVLQAPSILYGGRNKAIATPIQGVWDMRNKQFHTGIEIKVWAIACFAPQRQCTELLLKAFTDQLRKISRDAGMPIQGQPCFCKYAQGADSVEPMFRHLKYTYQGLQLVVVILPGKTPVYAEVKRVGDTVLGMATQCVQVKNVQKTTPQTLSNLCLKINVKLGGVNNILLPQGRPLVFQQPVIFLGADVTHPPAGDGKKPSIAAVVGSMDAHPSRYCATVRVQQHRQDIIQDLATMVRELLIQFYKSTRFKPTRIIYYRDGISEGQFNQMQVLQHELLAIREACIKLEKDYQPGITFVVVQKRHHTRLFCMDRNERVGKSGNIPAGTTVDTKITHPSEFDFYLCSHAGIQGTSRPSHYHVLWDDNHFTSDELQVLTYQLCHTYVRCTRSVSIPAPAYYAHLVAFRARYHLVDKEHDSAEGSHTSGQSNGRDQQALAKAVQIHQDTLRTMYFA; translated from the exons ATGAGTTTAGGTGGAATTTGTCCGAATCCAAGTGGAGTATCTGAACGTCCACGACACGCTCAGAAAGTGGACAAAATGTATTCCTCTGCTGGAG TCACCGAGATGCAGGAGGGACCCCGTTCCTCCGGGTCAACGGGCTC TGACCCCCCTGTTTTAGACCCGCCATCCTCCCCAGTGCCAGAATATGTGTTCAAGCCACCATCACGGCCAGACTTTGGCACCATGGGCCGGACAATCAAGCTCCAGGCCAACTTCTTCGAGATGGAAATCCCCAAACTGGAGGTCTACCATTATGACATCGACATCAAGCCTGAGAAATGCCCCAGGAGGGTCAACCG TGAAATAGTGGAGCACATGGTCCAGCACTTTAAAACACAGATCTTTGGTGATCGAAAGCCAGTTTACGACGGGAGGAAGAATCTCTACACTGCCATGCCCTTACCCATAGGCAGAGAAAAA GTGGAGCTTGAGGTAACCATTCCTGGTGAAGGCAAAGACCGCAGCTTCAAAGTATCAATCAAGTGGGTGTCTTGCGTTAGCCTGCAAGCGCTGCACGAGGCTCTAGCGGGGCGGCTACCCAGCGTCCCCTTTGAGACCGTCCAAGCCTTGGATGTTGTCATGAGACATTTGCCCTCTATGAg GTATACGCCAGTGGGCCGCTCTTTCTTCACGCCCTCAGAGGGATGTTCGAACCCCCTCGGTGGTGGCAGAGAGGTGTGGTTTGGCTTCCACCAGTCGGTCAGGCCTTCCCTCTGGAAGATGATGCTCAACATCGACG TTTCTGCCACTGCGTTCTACAAAGCCCAGCCTGTTATCGAGTTCATGTGTGAGGTCTTGGATTTTAAAAGCATTGAAGAACAACAGAAGCCCTTAACAGACTCCCAAAGAGTGAAATTCACTAAGGAAATCAAAG GCCTGAAAGTGGAGATCACTCACTGTGGGCAGATGAAGAGGAAGTACAGAGTGTGCAACGTGACCAGAAGACCAGCCAGCCACCAGAC GTTCCCCCTACAGCAGGAGAACGGCCAAACTATTGAATGCACCGTAGCACAGTACTTCAAAGACAAGTACAAGCTCATCCTGAGATACCCCCACCTCCCATGTCTACAGGTGGGGCAGGAGCAGAAGCACACCTACCTACCTCTGGAG GTGTGTAACATAGTGGCTGGACAGCGCTGCATCAAAAAGCTGACCGACAATCAGACCTCCACGATGATCCGTGCCACAGCCCGATCGGCACCTGACCGTCAGGACGAGATTAGTAAATTG atgAGAAGTGCCAACTTCAACACTGACCCGTACGTTCGTGAGTTTGGAGTGATGGTGAGGGATGAGATGACCGAAGTGAATGGCCGTGTCTTACAAGCACCGTCCATTCTGTACGGAGGCAGG AACAAAGCAATAGCCACACCAATCCAGGGAGTATGGGACATGAGGAACAAGCAGTTCCACACTGGCATTGAGATCAAAGTGTGGGCCATCGCCTGCTTCGCACCACAGAGGCAGTGTACGGAACTCCTGCTCAA AGCGTTCACAGATCAACTGAGGAAGATTTCTAGAGATGCAGGGATGCCCATCCAGGGTCAGCCTTGCTTCTGTAAGTACGCCCAGGGAGCGGACAGCGTGGAGCCCATGTTCAGGCACCTCAAGTACACCTACCAGGGCCTCCAGCTGGTGGTCGTCATTCTGCCGGGGAAGACACCCGTCTACG CTGAGGTGAAGCGTGTCGGGGACACGGTGCTTGGCATGGCCACGCAGTGTGTGCAGGTGAAGAATGTTCAGAAGACAACGCCTCAGACACTCTCCAACCTCTGTCTGAAGATCAACGTCAAGCTGGGCGGCGTCAACAACATCCTCCTCCCGCAGGGCAG GCcgttggtcttccagcagccgGTGATCTTCCTCGGTGCTGATGTGACTCATCCTCCAGCAGGAGATGGAAAAAAGCCGTCCATTGCTGCT gtcgTTGGTAGCATGGATGCTCATCCCAGCAGATACTGTGCCACAGTGCGGGTGCAGCAGCACAGGCAGGACATCATCCAGGACCTGGCCACCATGGTGAGGGAGCTGCTCATCCAGTTCTACAAGTCCACTCGCTTCAAGCCCACCAGAATCATCTACTACCGGGACGGCATCTCCGAGGGCCAGTTCAACCAG ATGCAGGTCCTTCAGCACGAGCTGCTGGCGATCCGTGAGGCCTGCATAAAACTAGAGAAGGACTACCAGCCGGGTATCACCTTTGTGGTCGTGCAGAAGAGACACCACACAAGACTGTTCTGTATGGACAGAAACGAGAGG GTTGGGAAGAGTGGCAACATTCCTGCAGGCACCACAGTGGACACCAAAATCACTCACCCCTCAGAATTTGACTTCTACCTTTGCAGTCACGCTGGCATTCAG GGGACCAGCAGGCCGTCTCATTACCATGTGCTCTGGGACGACAACCACTTCACTTCAGATGAACTGCAGGTCCTCACCTATCAGCTCTGCCACACCTACGTTCGCTGCACCCGGTCCGTTTCCATCCCAGCACCAGCTTACTACGCCCACTTGGTGGCCTTCCGGGCTCGCTATCACTTGGTGGACAAAGAGCATGACAG TGCCGAGGGCAGTCATACATCAGGCCAGAGTAACGGGCGGGACCAAcaggccttggccaaggccgtgcaGATCCACCAGGACACCCTGCGCACCATGTACTTTGCCTAA
- the ago2 gene encoding protein argonaute-2 isoform X2, whose amino-acid sequence MSLGGICPNPSGVSERPRHAQKVDKMYSSAGVTEMQEGPRSSGSTGSDPPVLDPPSSPVPEYVFKPPSRPDFGTMGRTIKLQANFFEMEIPKLEVYHYDIDIKPEKCPRRVNREIVEHMVQHFKTQIFGDRKPVYDGRKNLYTAMPLPIGREKVELEVTIPGEGKDRSFKVSIKWVSCVSLQALHEALAGRLPSVPFETVQALDVVMRHLPSMRYTPVGRSFFTPSEGCSNPLGGGREVWFGFHQSVRPSLWKMMLNIDVSATAFYKAQPVIEFMCEVLDFKSIEEQQKPLTDSQRVKFTKEIKGLKVEITHCGQMKRKYRVCNVTRRPASHQTFPLQQENGQTIECTVAQYFKDKYKLILRYPHLPCLQVGQEQKHTYLPLEVCNIVAGQRCIKKLTDNQTSTMIRATARSAPDRQDEISKLMRSANFNTDPYVREFGVMVRDEMTEVNGRVLQAPSILYGGRNKAIATPIQGVWDMRNKQFHTGIEIKVWAIACFAPQRQCTELLLKAFTDQLRKISRDAGMPIQGQPCFCKYAQGADSVEPMFRHLKYTYQGLQLVVVILPGKTPVYAEVKRVGDTVLGMATQCVQVKNVQKTTPQTLSNLCLKINVKLGGVNNILLPQGRPLVFQQPVIFLGADVTHPPAGDGKKPSIAAVVGSMDAHPSRYCATVRVQQHRQDIIQDLATMVRELLIQFYKSTRFKPTRIIYYRDGISEGQFNQVLQHELLAIREACIKLEKDYQPGITFVVVQKRHHTRLFCMDRNERVGKSGNIPAGTTVDTKITHPSEFDFYLCSHAGIQGTSRPSHYHVLWDDNHFTSDELQVLTYQLCHTYVRCTRSVSIPAPAYYAHLVAFRARYHLVDKEHDSAEGSHTSGQSNGRDQQALAKAVQIHQDTLRTMYFA is encoded by the exons ATGAGTTTAGGTGGAATTTGTCCGAATCCAAGTGGAGTATCTGAACGTCCACGACACGCTCAGAAAGTGGACAAAATGTATTCCTCTGCTGGAG TCACCGAGATGCAGGAGGGACCCCGTTCCTCCGGGTCAACGGGCTC TGACCCCCCTGTTTTAGACCCGCCATCCTCCCCAGTGCCAGAATATGTGTTCAAGCCACCATCACGGCCAGACTTTGGCACCATGGGCCGGACAATCAAGCTCCAGGCCAACTTCTTCGAGATGGAAATCCCCAAACTGGAGGTCTACCATTATGACATCGACATCAAGCCTGAGAAATGCCCCAGGAGGGTCAACCG TGAAATAGTGGAGCACATGGTCCAGCACTTTAAAACACAGATCTTTGGTGATCGAAAGCCAGTTTACGACGGGAGGAAGAATCTCTACACTGCCATGCCCTTACCCATAGGCAGAGAAAAA GTGGAGCTTGAGGTAACCATTCCTGGTGAAGGCAAAGACCGCAGCTTCAAAGTATCAATCAAGTGGGTGTCTTGCGTTAGCCTGCAAGCGCTGCACGAGGCTCTAGCGGGGCGGCTACCCAGCGTCCCCTTTGAGACCGTCCAAGCCTTGGATGTTGTCATGAGACATTTGCCCTCTATGAg GTATACGCCAGTGGGCCGCTCTTTCTTCACGCCCTCAGAGGGATGTTCGAACCCCCTCGGTGGTGGCAGAGAGGTGTGGTTTGGCTTCCACCAGTCGGTCAGGCCTTCCCTCTGGAAGATGATGCTCAACATCGACG TTTCTGCCACTGCGTTCTACAAAGCCCAGCCTGTTATCGAGTTCATGTGTGAGGTCTTGGATTTTAAAAGCATTGAAGAACAACAGAAGCCCTTAACAGACTCCCAAAGAGTGAAATTCACTAAGGAAATCAAAG GCCTGAAAGTGGAGATCACTCACTGTGGGCAGATGAAGAGGAAGTACAGAGTGTGCAACGTGACCAGAAGACCAGCCAGCCACCAGAC GTTCCCCCTACAGCAGGAGAACGGCCAAACTATTGAATGCACCGTAGCACAGTACTTCAAAGACAAGTACAAGCTCATCCTGAGATACCCCCACCTCCCATGTCTACAGGTGGGGCAGGAGCAGAAGCACACCTACCTACCTCTGGAG GTGTGTAACATAGTGGCTGGACAGCGCTGCATCAAAAAGCTGACCGACAATCAGACCTCCACGATGATCCGTGCCACAGCCCGATCGGCACCTGACCGTCAGGACGAGATTAGTAAATTG atgAGAAGTGCCAACTTCAACACTGACCCGTACGTTCGTGAGTTTGGAGTGATGGTGAGGGATGAGATGACCGAAGTGAATGGCCGTGTCTTACAAGCACCGTCCATTCTGTACGGAGGCAGG AACAAAGCAATAGCCACACCAATCCAGGGAGTATGGGACATGAGGAACAAGCAGTTCCACACTGGCATTGAGATCAAAGTGTGGGCCATCGCCTGCTTCGCACCACAGAGGCAGTGTACGGAACTCCTGCTCAA AGCGTTCACAGATCAACTGAGGAAGATTTCTAGAGATGCAGGGATGCCCATCCAGGGTCAGCCTTGCTTCTGTAAGTACGCCCAGGGAGCGGACAGCGTGGAGCCCATGTTCAGGCACCTCAAGTACACCTACCAGGGCCTCCAGCTGGTGGTCGTCATTCTGCCGGGGAAGACACCCGTCTACG CTGAGGTGAAGCGTGTCGGGGACACGGTGCTTGGCATGGCCACGCAGTGTGTGCAGGTGAAGAATGTTCAGAAGACAACGCCTCAGACACTCTCCAACCTCTGTCTGAAGATCAACGTCAAGCTGGGCGGCGTCAACAACATCCTCCTCCCGCAGGGCAG GCcgttggtcttccagcagccgGTGATCTTCCTCGGTGCTGATGTGACTCATCCTCCAGCAGGAGATGGAAAAAAGCCGTCCATTGCTGCT gtcgTTGGTAGCATGGATGCTCATCCCAGCAGATACTGTGCCACAGTGCGGGTGCAGCAGCACAGGCAGGACATCATCCAGGACCTGGCCACCATGGTGAGGGAGCTGCTCATCCAGTTCTACAAGTCCACTCGCTTCAAGCCCACCAGAATCATCTACTACCGGGACGGCATCTCCGAGGGCCAGTTCAACCAG GTCCTTCAGCACGAGCTGCTGGCGATCCGTGAGGCCTGCATAAAACTAGAGAAGGACTACCAGCCGGGTATCACCTTTGTGGTCGTGCAGAAGAGACACCACACAAGACTGTTCTGTATGGACAGAAACGAGAGG GTTGGGAAGAGTGGCAACATTCCTGCAGGCACCACAGTGGACACCAAAATCACTCACCCCTCAGAATTTGACTTCTACCTTTGCAGTCACGCTGGCATTCAG GGGACCAGCAGGCCGTCTCATTACCATGTGCTCTGGGACGACAACCACTTCACTTCAGATGAACTGCAGGTCCTCACCTATCAGCTCTGCCACACCTACGTTCGCTGCACCCGGTCCGTTTCCATCCCAGCACCAGCTTACTACGCCCACTTGGTGGCCTTCCGGGCTCGCTATCACTTGGTGGACAAAGAGCATGACAG TGCCGAGGGCAGTCATACATCAGGCCAGAGTAACGGGCGGGACCAAcaggccttggccaaggccgtgcaGATCCACCAGGACACCCTGCGCACCATGTACTTTGCCTAA
- the ago2 gene encoding protein argonaute-2 isoform X5 — protein MSLGGICPNPSGVSERPRHAQKVDKMYSSAGVTEMQEGPRSSGSTGSDPPVLDPPSSPVPEYVFKPPSRPDFGTMGRTIKLQANFFEMEIPKLEVYHYDIDIKPEKCPRRVNREIVEHMVQHFKTQIFGDRKPVYDGRKNLYTAMPLPIGREKVELEVTIPGEGKDRSFKVSIKWVSCVSLQALHEALAGRLPSVPFETVQALDVVMRHLPSMRYTPVGRSFFTPSEGCSNPLGGGREVWFGFHQSVRPSLWKMMLNIDVSATAFYKAQPVIEFMCEVLDFKSIEEQQKPLTDSQRVKFTKEIKGLKVEITHCGQMKRKYRVCNVTRRPASHQTFPLQQENGQTIECTVAQYFKDKYKLILRYPHLPCLQVGQEQKHTYLPLEVCNIVAGQRCIKKLTDNQTSTMIRATARSAPDRQDEISKLMRSANFNTDPYVREFGVMVRDEMTEVNGRVLQAPSILYGGRNKAIATPIQGVWDMRNKQFHTGIEIKVWAIACFAPQRQCTELLLKAFTDQLRKISRDAGMPIQGQPCFCKYAQGADSVEPMFRHLKYTYQGLQLVVVILPGKTPVYAEVKRVGDTVLGMATQCVQVKNVQKTTPQTLSNLCLKINVKLGGVNNILLPQGRPLVFQQPVIFLGADVTHPPAGDGKKPSIAAVVGSMDAHPSRYCATVRVQQHRQDIIQDLATMVRELLIQFYKSTRFKPTRIIYYRDGISEGQFNQVIHISGMSLFRQ, from the exons ATGAGTTTAGGTGGAATTTGTCCGAATCCAAGTGGAGTATCTGAACGTCCACGACACGCTCAGAAAGTGGACAAAATGTATTCCTCTGCTGGAG TCACCGAGATGCAGGAGGGACCCCGTTCCTCCGGGTCAACGGGCTC TGACCCCCCTGTTTTAGACCCGCCATCCTCCCCAGTGCCAGAATATGTGTTCAAGCCACCATCACGGCCAGACTTTGGCACCATGGGCCGGACAATCAAGCTCCAGGCCAACTTCTTCGAGATGGAAATCCCCAAACTGGAGGTCTACCATTATGACATCGACATCAAGCCTGAGAAATGCCCCAGGAGGGTCAACCG TGAAATAGTGGAGCACATGGTCCAGCACTTTAAAACACAGATCTTTGGTGATCGAAAGCCAGTTTACGACGGGAGGAAGAATCTCTACACTGCCATGCCCTTACCCATAGGCAGAGAAAAA GTGGAGCTTGAGGTAACCATTCCTGGTGAAGGCAAAGACCGCAGCTTCAAAGTATCAATCAAGTGGGTGTCTTGCGTTAGCCTGCAAGCGCTGCACGAGGCTCTAGCGGGGCGGCTACCCAGCGTCCCCTTTGAGACCGTCCAAGCCTTGGATGTTGTCATGAGACATTTGCCCTCTATGAg GTATACGCCAGTGGGCCGCTCTTTCTTCACGCCCTCAGAGGGATGTTCGAACCCCCTCGGTGGTGGCAGAGAGGTGTGGTTTGGCTTCCACCAGTCGGTCAGGCCTTCCCTCTGGAAGATGATGCTCAACATCGACG TTTCTGCCACTGCGTTCTACAAAGCCCAGCCTGTTATCGAGTTCATGTGTGAGGTCTTGGATTTTAAAAGCATTGAAGAACAACAGAAGCCCTTAACAGACTCCCAAAGAGTGAAATTCACTAAGGAAATCAAAG GCCTGAAAGTGGAGATCACTCACTGTGGGCAGATGAAGAGGAAGTACAGAGTGTGCAACGTGACCAGAAGACCAGCCAGCCACCAGAC GTTCCCCCTACAGCAGGAGAACGGCCAAACTATTGAATGCACCGTAGCACAGTACTTCAAAGACAAGTACAAGCTCATCCTGAGATACCCCCACCTCCCATGTCTACAGGTGGGGCAGGAGCAGAAGCACACCTACCTACCTCTGGAG GTGTGTAACATAGTGGCTGGACAGCGCTGCATCAAAAAGCTGACCGACAATCAGACCTCCACGATGATCCGTGCCACAGCCCGATCGGCACCTGACCGTCAGGACGAGATTAGTAAATTG atgAGAAGTGCCAACTTCAACACTGACCCGTACGTTCGTGAGTTTGGAGTGATGGTGAGGGATGAGATGACCGAAGTGAATGGCCGTGTCTTACAAGCACCGTCCATTCTGTACGGAGGCAGG AACAAAGCAATAGCCACACCAATCCAGGGAGTATGGGACATGAGGAACAAGCAGTTCCACACTGGCATTGAGATCAAAGTGTGGGCCATCGCCTGCTTCGCACCACAGAGGCAGTGTACGGAACTCCTGCTCAA AGCGTTCACAGATCAACTGAGGAAGATTTCTAGAGATGCAGGGATGCCCATCCAGGGTCAGCCTTGCTTCTGTAAGTACGCCCAGGGAGCGGACAGCGTGGAGCCCATGTTCAGGCACCTCAAGTACACCTACCAGGGCCTCCAGCTGGTGGTCGTCATTCTGCCGGGGAAGACACCCGTCTACG CTGAGGTGAAGCGTGTCGGGGACACGGTGCTTGGCATGGCCACGCAGTGTGTGCAGGTGAAGAATGTTCAGAAGACAACGCCTCAGACACTCTCCAACCTCTGTCTGAAGATCAACGTCAAGCTGGGCGGCGTCAACAACATCCTCCTCCCGCAGGGCAG GCcgttggtcttccagcagccgGTGATCTTCCTCGGTGCTGATGTGACTCATCCTCCAGCAGGAGATGGAAAAAAGCCGTCCATTGCTGCT gtcgTTGGTAGCATGGATGCTCATCCCAGCAGATACTGTGCCACAGTGCGGGTGCAGCAGCACAGGCAGGACATCATCCAGGACCTGGCCACCATGGTGAGGGAGCTGCTCATCCAGTTCTACAAGTCCACTCGCTTCAAGCCCACCAGAATCATCTACTACCGGGACGGCATCTCCGAGGGCCAGTTCAACCAGGTGATACACATATCAGGGATGAGTTTGTTCAGGCAGTAG